The DNA segment TGCCACGCCTTATGTGTTCGCGTTGTATATGTCGGCGATCATGGCCTTGCTGATGTGCTTTGTGATCACTGCAGCCAATGCCGGGATTACCCCCGACTATCTGGCCAACGTGCTCAAGGCCTACCAGCTGGCAATGCCGGTGGCCTTTGTCTGCGTGTTGATGGTGCGCCCTGTGGTCGTGCGCCTGGTGGCTCTGACCGTGCACCCCCACTAAGCCTCAGGGCTGGGAGGCAATGGCTTTTTCGATCGCCGCCTTGAACTCAGGATCGTCAGGCTTGGTCAGGCTGGAGAAGTTGGCGATCACCTTGCCGCGACGATCCACCACGTACTTGTAGAAATTCCACTTGGGCGCACTGCTCTGCCTGGCCAGCTCGCTGAACAACGGCACCGCATCGTTGCCGCGCACATGCTGCGCCTTGGTCATGGCGAAGGTCACACCATAATTGGCAAAGCAGACCTTGGCGGTCTTCTCGCTGTCGGCGTCTTCCTGCTTGAAGTCATTGGAAGGTACGCCAAGCATCTGCAGACCTTGCCCCTGGTACTCCTTGTACAGCGCCTCAAGCCCTTCGAACTGCGGGGCGAAACCGCAGTAGCTGGCAGTATTGACCACCACCAGCGGCTTGCCGGCAAAGCGCTCGCACAAGTCGATCTGCTGTTTGCCGCTAAGCTCGGGCAGGCTGCCCTGCAACACTGCCGGGCAGTCTGCGGCCCAGCTTGAGGCCAGCGTCGCCAGGGCCAGGAAAGGTATCGCCAGCCAGCGTGCATGCATCATGGTAAATCCCCTGCAAGACAGTCCTTGAACTTGCAGGGTAGCGCCTAACAAAGGCTCATGCCCAGTTGCATCAGCGCCAAGCCTCCCCGGTGCCAGCCCCACCAGGCCAACGCCAGCAGCACGATTGCTGCGGCTGCCAGCAGGCTAGCGCCCAGGTAGCGGTTCATGCCGCTTGCGCCTGCAGGCGGGCGACCGGACGCTCACGCACCGGCCAGTTGAGCGCGGCAGCCAACAGACTGAGCAGGATGGAGATCTGCCAGACCAGGTCATAGCTGCCCGTGCGGTCGTATACCACCCCACCCAGCCAACCGCCGAGGAAGGCGCCCAGCTGATGGAACAAGAAGACGATGCCGCCGAGCATCGACAGGTTACGTACGCCAAACAAGGTGGCCACCGTGCCATTGGTCAACGGCACTGTAGACAGCCACAGCAGGCCCATCGCAATGCCGAACAGGTAGGCACTGAACTGGGTCACCGGTGCCCACAGGAACAACACGATCACCACCGCCCGCAGCAGGTACAGCGCCGTCAGCAAGCGCGGCTTGGACATGCGTCCTCCGAGCCAACCGGCGGTGTAGGTACCCACGATATTGAACAATCCGACCAGCGCCAGCACGGTGGTGCCGATGGTCGCCGGCAGGTGCTGGTCGACCAGGTAGGCCGGCAGGTGCACGCCAATGAACACCACCTGGAAGCCACAGACGAAGAACCCCAGGGCCAAGAGCCAGAAGCCCGAATGCGAACACGCTTCACGCAGTGCCTGGCCCAGGGTCTGTTCAGCGCCATGACTCGGCAGCGGACGATCCTTGAGCAGGCCCACGAACGGCACGATCAACGCCACCAGCAGGCCCAGTACGAGCAAGGCCGCCGACCAGCCCAGCCACTGGATCAGGCCGAGCGTGCCCGGCAACATGGCGAATTGGCCAAACGAGCCTGCCGCACTGGCGATGCCCATGGCCATGCTGCTTTTTTCCGCTGGCACCGCGCGCCCAACCACCCCGAGGATGACCGAGAAGGATGTTCCGGACAGGCCAATACCGATCAGCAAGCCGGCGCTCAGCGACAGCGACCAGGCCGAGTCGGCCATGCCCATGGTGATCAACCCTGCGGTGTAGAGAATCCCACCGATGACCACCACCTTGGCTGCGCCGAAACGGTCAGCCAGCGCGCCGGCGAACGGTTGGGCCAGACCCCAGATCAGGTTCTGCAAGGCAATGGCGAAGGCAAACACTTCGCGCCCCCAGCCGAAATCGGCGCTCATCGGCGCCAGGAACAGCCCGAAGCCATGTCGCACCCCCAGAGACAACGCCAAAATCAGCGCCGCCCCCAGTAGCACCCACCCACTGGTTCGCCAAACGGAAGTCATTGTTGTTATCTCCAGCACATCACAAGGTTAATACGGGTATATACCCGCTTATCATCGTACGCGGTCACGCCAAACGCTCCAGCAAGCGCACCAGTTCATCGCGCTGCCCTTCACCCAACTGCTCGACCAACGTCAGCTGAGCGCGCTCCCAGGCCGGACCGGCATCCTGCAAGCGTGCTTTACCAGCCTCGGTCAGCAGCACCACTCGATTGCGCTGGTCTGCCCCCTCGGCCAGGGCCACCAGGCCGTCGGCCTCGAGCACCTTGAGATTGCGCCCCAGGGTACTGCGATCCAGGCCCATGGCTTCAGCCAGGCTGGTGATACTCGGTTGATCGAGCCGCTGTAGATGGCGCAACAGGGAAAACTGGGCGACATTGATGCCGAAGCCGGCAAGGGCCTCGTCGTAATGTCGGCTCACCCCGCGGGCGGCTCGACGCAGATGGGTACAGATACATTCACTGGTCAGCATGGATACGTGTATATACCCGCATCACTGATGTTGCAAGACGTTTCAAACGCGGATCATTGCTGCAAGCGCTTGCGGATGGGCTCGAATGCCGCCTTGGCCGCGCGCTTGAGCGGATCCTCGGCGCCCTGCTCGATCGCCTGCCAGTAACGCCACGGCACCTTGGCAGTGCCCAGTTCGTAGTCCATGCCATCCCAGCTGTCTTCACGATAACTGTAGAACGCCCAATGCAGGGCGTTTTTGTCCAGCACCGTCAGCACATCTTCAAGGTACTGCTGGCAACCGGGCAGACGTCGCATGCAGCCGAACTCTCCGACCACCAGCCGTGAATGGGGCAGTTTCACTCGGTCGAACCACTCAAGCGGCGCTTGCAGATACTGCGCTACCCGCTGGGCATTCCATTGCTCGGTATGCCCGGCGAAAGGCACCGGCCCGGGATAGGCAAAGGGCTTTTTGCGGGTCATGTTCGGCGCACTGGTAGCCGCGTAGGGTTCGTACATGTGCACGCTATACAGCACCCGCTCATCGCTCAGCGCTGCTGGCCAGTAGGCAAACGCATCCGCTGCCGCGTACCAGCCGGCGTCGAGCATGATCGGCGTGTCAGGGTCGACCTCACGGATCGCCGCCAGCAACTGCTGGTACAAGCCCGGCAAATCGCGGGGGCCGCCCTGCTGGGCGGCGTACCACTGCTGCATCCGCTGTGGGTCTGCGTGTTCGGCCAAACCGCCGAGTTTCTCCGGCGCTGGCTCGTTGATCAGGTTGTAGGCGGCGACTGCCGGGTGATCCTTCAGCGCCTGGGCAAGGTCACGCCAGAAGGCGGCGGCTTGCGCCCAGTAATGTTTGTCTTGCCAGAGGCGATCATCGAATTGGTCGTGATTGTTCTGCGACCAGCGCATCCCCGGCAGCGAAAGCGGTGCGATCACCACTTTCAGGCCTGCGCCATGGGCATGGTCGAGGACCTGCCTGAGCTGGGCCAGGTCGGCTGTGGCGAGCCCCTGATAGGCATCGGCATTGCCCAGCAGAAAGTCGCGTTGCTCAGGTTGCCATTTGTCGTAGGACAGCCGCACCCAAGTGGCGCCATAGCCTTGCAGGGCTTGGAAGTAGGCTTGGTTCGGTGGCAGCCGGTTGAAGCTGTTGCCGCCGTGGCGGGGGGTATTCCAGAACTCGATCAGATCGGCGCCATGGGCTGATTGGATGGCGAGCAGGAACAGGCTGGTGAGTATCCAATGGCGCATGCTCGGCGCCTCCTTGGCAGGCTTGAGAAGCGCTCAAGGGTACGCCTGCTCTGCCAGGGGAGCATTGCCTCAAGGATTGCTGGAGATTGCGACTGACCGCCAAGGCTCTATCGCGGGGCACGCCCGCTCCCACGTATTGCACCGAGCTACAGCCATGCAGCAATCACGTAAGAGGCAGCAACGCCAGCCCCAACACCACTGCCAATTCCAACAACTCAAGCATCGCCCCGGCGGTATCCCCTGTGGTGCCGCCTAACCTTCGACACATGAGCTGACGCAACCAGGCAAACACCACGCCCGCCAGCAGCACCAGCCACAGCGCCGCCCAACCACCTAACGCCACGCAGGCCAGTGCACTTGCCAGCAGCACCCAGCGCGCCGTGCGCTTGGGCAGATGCTCAGCCAGCGCTTGCCCAAGCCCACCGGGACGTACGTAGGGCGTGCAGAGAAACAACCCCAGCAACGCCGCCCGCCCAACCAAGGGCGCCAGCACCAGCCAGGCGCCGACGCCGCGCTCGACCAACACCCACAGCGCGCAGAACTTGAGCAACAGTACCAACACCAGGGTGACCACGGCGATCGGCCCGCTGCGCGGATCTTTCATGATCAGCAAGGTGCGCTCACGATCGCCAAAGCCGCCCAGCCAGGCGTCAGCGCTGTCGGCCAGCCCATCCAGGTGCAAGGCGCCACTGAGCAGCACCCACAGGGTCAGCAGCAAGGCGGCATGCAACGGTGCTGGAGTGCCGTGCAGCAAATGGCTGGCCGCCCACAACAACAGGCCGAACAGCAGGCCTACCAGCGGATAGAACAACAATGAGCGACCCGTCTCACGCGGTTCAGGCATCCCCGGCAGGGTGACCGGCAGGCTGCTGAGAAACTGCAAGGCGATCCACAGTGGCAGCATCTCAGGGCAGCTCCCGCAGTTGTCCGTTGTCTTCCAGCTGCAGACGCACCAGCGCGCCATGGCCGACTTCGACCTGCAGCAATTGCTCACGGGGCAGCCCCCGCGCACGGGCCAGCAGCAGGCGCATCACCCCGCCATGGGTCACCAGTAGCAGCTGTTTGCCAGCATGCTCGCGGTGTAGACGCTCGATGGCCGTCAGCACCCGTTCAGCGAAGGCCTCGACCGGCTCGCCGCCCGGCGGGGTGAAGGCATAGGGATCGGCCCAGAACAGCCCAAGCGCATCGGCCTGATCCTCCATGATCTGCGCAGCGCTGCGCCCTTCCCAGTCACCGAAGTGCAGCTCGCGGATGCCCGCTTCCAGCTGCACCGGCAACGCCAGGCGGGCGCCGAGTTCGTCAGCAAAGTGCGCGCAGCGTTGCAACGGCGAAGTGACCAGCGCGTGCCACGGCCCGCCCTGTTCGACCGCCGCGCGCATCTGCGCCCAACCCCGTTCGGTCAGGGCGTCGTCAAGGCTGCCGCGCAGGCCGCCACCCAGCTCGGTTTCACCATGGCGCAGCAGGTCGATGATCATGCCGGGCGATCCGCCACCGCAGCTTCGGCAAAGGTCGCCATCTGCCCGTGCAGGGCACAGGCCAAGCGCATCAATGGCACCGCCAACGCGGCGCCGCTGCCCTCGCCCAGGCGCAGGCCGAGGGCCAGCAGCGGCTCGGCCTCAAGGGCCGCGAGCAGCGCCTGATGCCCAGGCTCTGCACCTTGGTGAGCGAACAGCAGCCAGGCACGGCAGTGCGGGTTCAGGCGCACCGCGACCAACGCGGCGACGCTGCAGATAAAGCCATCGACCAGCACCGCCACACCCTGCTGGGCACAGGCCAGGTAGGCGCCAGTCAGTGCGGCGATCTCGAAGCCGCCGACGCACGCCAGCGCCTGTAATGGGTCATCGGCACGCAGCCCGTGCAGGACCAAGGCACGCTCGATCACCTCAGCCTTGTGCCGTACCCCTGCTGTGTCCAAGCCCGTGCCTGGGCCGCTCAGTTCACGTGCCGGGCAACCGAGCAAGGTGCTCGCCACGGCTGCGGCCGCAGTGGTATTGCCGATGCCCATCTCACCGCCGATGAACAGCTGGGCGCCCTGCTCGGCAGCGCGTAATGCCGTTTCACGTCCGGCCTGCAACGCCGCCCGCAGTTGCTCGTCAGTCATCGCCGGACGCTGGGCAAAATTGGCCGTGCCGGCGCCCAGACGCAGATGGCGCACGCCCGCTAGCTGCAAGGTGGGATCGATGGTACCGAGGTCGACCACTTCCAGGCTCGCTTCGAGCTGGCGCGCCAGTACGCTGATCGCCGCGCCGCCAGAAACGAAGTTGCGCAGCATCTGCCCGGTCACCGCCTGCGGATAGGCCGAAATGCCCTCCTCGACCACGCCATGGTCGCCCGCGAAAATGCTGATCGCAACGTGCTCCAGGCTCGGCCGTTCACGCCCTTGCAGGCCAGAAAGGGTCACTGCCAAGGTCTCTAGCTGACCGAGCGAGCCGGTGGGTTTGGTCAGTTGCTGCTGACGGGCGCGGGCCTGGTCCATGGCGGCGTTATCGACAGTTTGGCAGGCATCACGCCACCACGATTGGGTCATAGAGCAGGTCCTTTGAGCATCAGAGGAAGGCCGGCAACGGTAAGCACCACGCGCTCGCAGCGCTCGGCTACGGCCTGGTGCAGCCAGCCGGCCAGATCGACATAACGGCGGGTCAGTTCGCCCATGGGCACCACGCCCAGGCCGGTTTCATTGCTGACCAGAATGATCGTGCCCGGCAGGCTTTGCAGACAGTCGAGCAGCGCGTCGCGCTCTTGCGCCAGGCGCTGGTCGTCCTCGAGCATCAACAGATTGGTCAGCCACAGGGTCAAGCAGTCCACCAGCAGGCAGCGCCCTGGCGCCGCCTCGGCGCGCAGTACCGCGGCCAGTTGCAGCGGCTGTTCGATCAGCGCCCAGTGATCGGGGCGGCGCTGGCGATGCAGCTGCACCCGCGCATTCATCTCGCCATCGAGCGGCTCGCTGGTGGCGATGTAGGTCACCGCCAGGCCCGAGTCCTGGGCCAGTTGTTCGGCCAGGCGACTCTTGCCGGAGCGGGCACCGCCAAGGATCAGGTTGCGCATTTCAGGCGACTCCACACAATTGGCGCAGGTGCGCGGTGTCCAGGTGTTGCTCGATCAGGTCGGCCAGGCGCTCGATATCGCGTTCGCGCAGGGCCTCGTAGTCGATGCTTTGCACCGCTTGCAGGCCGGCCCAGCGCAACAGCGCG comes from the Pseudomonas urmiensis genome and includes:
- a CDS encoding glycoside hydrolase family 5 protein codes for the protein MRHWILTSLFLLAIQSAHGADLIEFWNTPRHGGNSFNRLPPNQAYFQALQGYGATWVRLSYDKWQPEQRDFLLGNADAYQGLATADLAQLRQVLDHAHGAGLKVVIAPLSLPGMRWSQNNHDQFDDRLWQDKHYWAQAAAFWRDLAQALKDHPAVAAYNLINEPAPEKLGGLAEHADPQRMQQWYAAQQGGPRDLPGLYQQLLAAIREVDPDTPIMLDAGWYAAADAFAYWPAALSDERVLYSVHMYEPYAATSAPNMTRKKPFAYPGPVPFAGHTEQWNAQRVAQYLQAPLEWFDRVKLPHSRLVVGEFGCMRRLPGCQQYLEDVLTVLDKNALHWAFYSYREDSWDGMDYELGTAKVPWRYWQAIEQGAEDPLKRAAKAAFEPIRKRLQQ
- a CDS encoding glutathione peroxidase, whose product is MHARWLAIPFLALATLASSWAADCPAVLQGSLPELSGKQQIDLCERFAGKPLVVVNTASYCGFAPQFEGLEALYKEYQGQGLQMLGVPSNDFKQEDADSEKTAKVCFANYGVTFAMTKAQHVRGNDAVPLFSELARQSSAPKWNFYKYVVDRRGKVIANFSSLTKPDDPEFKAAIEKAIASQP
- a CDS encoding DUF2798 domain-containing protein, translated to MSELSPTRSRRRLRPGATPYVFALYMSAIMALLMCFVITAANAGITPDYLANVLKAYQLAMPVAFVCVLMVRPVVVRLVALTVHPH
- the cobT gene encoding nicotinate-nucleotide--dimethylbenzimidazole phosphoribosyltransferase; its protein translation is MTQSWWRDACQTVDNAAMDQARARQQQLTKPTGSLGQLETLAVTLSGLQGRERPSLEHVAISIFAGDHGVVEEGISAYPQAVTGQMLRNFVSGGAAISVLARQLEASLEVVDLGTIDPTLQLAGVRHLRLGAGTANFAQRPAMTDEQLRAALQAGRETALRAAEQGAQLFIGGEMGIGNTTAAAAVASTLLGCPARELSGPGTGLDTAGVRHKAEVIERALVLHGLRADDPLQALACVGGFEIAALTGAYLACAQQGVAVLVDGFICSVAALVAVRLNPHCRAWLLFAHQGAEPGHQALLAALEAEPLLALGLRLGEGSGAALAVPLMRLACALHGQMATFAEAAVADRPA
- the cobC gene encoding alpha-ribazole phosphatase family protein, coding for MIIDLLRHGETELGGGLRGSLDDALTERGWAQMRAAVEQGGPWHALVTSPLQRCAHFADELGARLALPVQLEAGIRELHFGDWEGRSAAQIMEDQADALGLFWADPYAFTPPGGEPVEAFAERVLTAIERLHREHAGKQLLLVTHGGVMRLLLARARGLPREQLLQVEVGHGALVRLQLEDNGQLRELP
- a CDS encoding MarR family winged helix-turn-helix transcriptional regulator, whose amino-acid sequence is MLTSECICTHLRRAARGVSRHYDEALAGFGINVAQFSLLRHLQRLDQPSITSLAEAMGLDRSTLGRNLKVLEADGLVALAEGADQRNRVVLLTEAGKARLQDAGPAWERAQLTLVEQLGEGQRDELVRLLERLA
- a CDS encoding MFS transporter encodes the protein MTSVWRTSGWVLLGAALILALSLGVRHGFGLFLAPMSADFGWGREVFAFAIALQNLIWGLAQPFAGALADRFGAAKVVVIGGILYTAGLITMGMADSAWSLSLSAGLLIGIGLSGTSFSVILGVVGRAVPAEKSSMAMGIASAAGSFGQFAMLPGTLGLIQWLGWSAALLVLGLLVALIVPFVGLLKDRPLPSHGAEQTLGQALREACSHSGFWLLALGFFVCGFQVVFIGVHLPAYLVDQHLPATIGTTVLALVGLFNIVGTYTAGWLGGRMSKPRLLTALYLLRAVVIVLFLWAPVTQFSAYLFGIAMGLLWLSTVPLTNGTVATLFGVRNLSMLGGIVFLFHQLGAFLGGWLGGVVYDRTGSYDLVWQISILLSLLAAALNWPVRERPVARLQAQAA
- the cobU gene encoding bifunctional adenosylcobinamide kinase/adenosylcobinamide-phosphate guanylyltransferase, which produces MRNLILGGARSGKSRLAEQLAQDSGLAVTYIATSEPLDGEMNARVQLHRQRRPDHWALIEQPLQLAAVLRAEAAPGRCLLVDCLTLWLTNLLMLEDDQRLAQERDALLDCLQSLPGTIILVSNETGLGVVPMGELTRRYVDLAGWLHQAVAERCERVVLTVAGLPLMLKGPAL
- a CDS encoding adenosylcobinamide-GDP ribazoletransferase; translation: MLPLWIALQFLSSLPVTLPGMPEPRETGRSLLFYPLVGLLFGLLLWAASHLLHGTPAPLHAALLLTLWVLLSGALHLDGLADSADAWLGGFGDRERTLLIMKDPRSGPIAVVTLVLVLLLKFCALWVLVERGVGAWLVLAPLVGRAALLGLFLCTPYVRPGGLGQALAEHLPKRTARWVLLASALACVALGGWAALWLVLLAGVVFAWLRQLMCRRLGGTTGDTAGAMLELLELAVVLGLALLPLT